GTTTCGAATGCGTGCTGATGCCTGAGGACGATGCGTTGTACGTCATCGCGTCCGATGCCGGTTACGGTTTCGTGGTCAAGGGTGAAGACCTGCAGGCCAAGAACAAGGCGGGCAAGGCGCTGTTGAGCCTGCCGAACAACGCGAAGGTGATCGCGCCACGCCCGGTGGCCGATCGTGAGCAGAACTGGCTGGCATCGGTGACCACCGAAGGTCGCCTGCTGATCTTCAAGATCAGCGATCTGCCACAATTAGGTAAGGGAAAAGGCAACAAGATCATCGGGATTTCGGGTGAGCGGGTCGCCAGTCGCGAGGAGTTTGTCACGGACATCGCCGTCATACCGGAAGGCGCTACGTTGGTGCTGCAGGCTGGAAAACGTACCTTGTCACTGAAAGCGGACGACCTCGAACACTACAAGGGTGAGCGTGGGCGTCGGGGTAACAAGTTGCCACGTGGCTTCCAGCGGGTAGATGCGCTGCTCGTCGAAAACCTCAATTAGGCGTACTAGAGGCGCCGATCTACGATTTAACGCGTAGATCGTCGCTTTGACGCTGGAGTCGGAGCGCATATTCACGGATGATATGCCCTTTCAAGCGCCGGCGTGGCCGAGCGTTCTTCATATTTGTTGAGTATTTTCACTGTGATGGGCCTTATGGCGATCACCTGGATGGGGACGATGACTGCTCTGCGCCTTCCTTTTATTTTCATGCTCGCCGGCCTGCTTGGCCTGGCGGGTTGCAGCGTGCACCAGCCGGTGTCGCTGTATCAACTGGACAGCGGAAGTCCGGTTCAGCCTGCGCAAAGCGCTGGCATGGCGGTATTGCTGGGTCCGGTAACCGTTGCCGACTATCTGCAGCGTGAAACCCTGTTGCAGCGTCAGCCGGATGGCAGCCTGCAAGCTTCGACCGATGGCCGTTGGGCGGGCAGCCTGTCTTCGGACATCGATCAATTGCTGCTGCGCCAGGTGTCCGGTCATCTGGACAGTCAGCGAGTCGTGTTGGCACCCGCTACCACGGGCTTCACCCCGGATGTGCAGGTGCTGCTGACCATCACTCGCCTGGATTCGGGCGAAAAGCAGCCGGCGATCCTCGATGCCCAGTGGCGTCTGATCGACCGTCGTGGTCAGGTGCGTGACAACCGCATCATTCACCTTCAGGAGTTGCACGCCGGCACCACCGCCGCCCAGGTTCAGGCCCAGGGCGCGTTGTTGCAGAAACTCGCCGAGCAACTCTCGGTCGCGCTCAAGCCGCTGGCCAACCAGCCGCCAATCGCCGAAGCCCCGAAAAAGCCGGCCGCCAAGCCTGTGGCGCCAGCGGCGGAAGCGGAAAAACAGCCGAAGATTCCGATGGCGGCACCGATCCGCACCGATATGGAAGTGTTCCGCTTCTAAGTCTGGATCGATAAAAGACAAAGCCCGCACTGATGCGGGCTTTGTTGTTTCTGCGGGCTGGAATCTGTGCTGTCTGTCCTGGCCCCATCGCGGGCAAGCCTTGCTCCCACAGGTTCTGCGTCGTACATGCGACACGAACACAACTACAAAACCTGTAGGAGCAAGGCTTGCTCGCGATGAGGCCGGCACAGGCAACAAAAAAGCCCGCAGACGATCACTTGTGTGCGGGCTTTTGTACATCAGGGCTGAAGCTTACGCCCGACGCTCATGCATCCGCGCCAGCTGCCGCTCCAGCATCGACGGATAAGGCTCCATCAATCGCTCGACACAGCACGCACCCTCAGGGCTGGCAATCGGTCGGATCCGCGCACGCTGACGGATCAGCGCATCGTCACTGATCTTGCGCTCCACCAGCAGCAGGTTGCGGCTGTGTTGAGACAGGGCCAGGGCATCCTGGGCCGGGTCGGTCAGCAACAGGTCGATCTGGCTCAGGCCGAACAGTTCGTCACCCAGGGTCAGACCCAGCTGCAATTGCAGGGTGATGCCGCTGTCGGCAACTTCGATCTGCAACTGGTGGCCCAGTGCGCGCAGCAGCTCGCCGCAGCAAATGGCGTTGGTCAGGTAATCGTCGCCGCTGTCCTCGGTGTGGAACAGCATCAGCGTGCTGCCATCGTTCAGGGTGTGCAGCTCGCTCTGATAAAGCGATGCAGCCTGATCGAGGCAGTCGCGATAGCGCTTGAGCAGTTCTTCCAGTCGGGTGCGGGGCAGGCGTCGCAGTTGCTCCTGGGAGCCCAATTGCACGGCCAGGACCGCGCTGTGTTGCGGCACGCTGGGTTTGGCCATCGGCTTGGCCGGGCTGTCTTCCGATTCATCGAGCAGATCGGCGAAGGCATCGTCGTCATCATCTTCGACGGTGCTGACAGCTCGCCGTGGTGCCGCCTTCACTGCGGGCATCGGGCGGCTTTCATCAAAGCTCGGATCACGCAGGTTACGCACTTCGAAGCCAGGTTCCGCATCGTCGTAATCGTTGTCGTCGAATTCGGGCTCCGGCACAGGTTCGGGCTCGGCCGGTTCCGGGGCGAAGTCGGCGTGCAGTTGGCGCGCCAGGTCGCCGATCTCGTCCTGACGTTCGATGCCCGGGGTGTGCTCGTCGATGCGACGCAGCCACACGCGCAGTTGCAGGAGCGGGGTAGTGATGTGCCGGCCCAGGCGCAGGCTCAAGGCCAGAGACAGCGCCAGCAGAATCGCACTCAGGATGCCCATGCTCTGCAGGCTGATGGTCATCGGCTGCTGGAACTGGTCCATGTCCAGGCTGATGCGCAGCTGGCCGGCGGTCACGTCCTGGAAGGTGATCTTGCTCTGGTAGATGCCTTCGGCCTCGCCCAGCAGGCCGTGCTTGGGACGCTGACCGGATTCGGCAAGGATGCGGTTATCCATGCTGTAGATGGCGGCGTGGGCCACCAGCTTGTTCTTGGTCAGGTTATTGAGCAGCACGTTGAGGCTGAGGATGTCGTTGGACACCAGCAGCTCGGTGGCGGAGGTCGCGGTCTGCGTCGTCAGGCTTTCACCCAGCGCATCCGCCTGCTCGTGCATGGCCTGCTTGAACTGCAAGCCCATCACGCCGGCATAGATCACCAGGGCCAGAGCGACCAGGATCACGTTATGACTGGCAATGCGCAATGCAATCGGTACACGGCGATGGCGCAGTGCCCGGAAGATCAGCAGAAAGAAGTTATCGGTTTTTACTGGCGTGGGCCGGTTCACTTGAGCTCGGCTCTTTTGTCCGTGAAGTTGACGCGCAGTATAGCGACAGGCCCTAGACCGGCAAAGCGCTCACGGTGCCCGATGGTCACTGAAAGTGGGTAGAATGCGGTTTTTTTCCACTTGCGGGGGTGCGCCTTGCGCGAAATCGTCCTGATAAACATCACCGGATCCGATCGTCCGGGTCTGACTGCGGCCATTACCGGCGTTCTGGCCCAGGGTGGTGTGAACATTCTCGACATCGGTCAGGCGGTGATCCACGACACCCTGTCGTTCGGCATCCTGGTTGAAATTCCCGACACCGAACAGGGTCGGTCTGTCCTCAAGGACATCCTGTTCAAAGGCTATGAACTGGATCAACAGGTGCGTTTCACGCCTGTGTCCGAGCAGGATTACCAGCAGTGGGTTGGTAACCAGGGCAAGAAGCGCCACATCGTGACGCTGCTGACGCGCAAGGTGACCGCCGGTCAATTGCAAGCCGTGAGTTCGATCACCGCCAAGTACGGCCTGAACATTGACCACATCGATCGGTTGTCCGGGCGCATGCCGCTGGATACCCCGGCCGATAAAGGCAAAGGCTGCATCGAGTTTTCCGTACGCGGCGAAGCAGCCGATCCGCAGGCATTGCGTGCTGAATTCCTCAGCGTGGCCCAGGAACTCAACGTCGACATCGCCTTCCAGGAAGATTCGCTGTTCCGTCGCAACCGTCGTCTGGCGGTGTTCGACATGGACTCGACCCTGATCGAAGCCGAGGTCATCGACGAACTGGCCAAGGCTGCCGGGGTAGGCGACAAGGTCTCGGAAATTACCGAGCGCGCCATGGCCGGTGAACTGGATTTCCGTGCCAGCTTCAAGGAGCGCCTGGCCTTGCTCAAAGGTCTGGATGTCGGTGTGCTGGACTCGATCGGCGCTTCGTTGCGTCTGACCGAGGGTGCCGAAACCCTGTTCGCCGAACTCAAGCGCCTGGGCTACAAGACAGCCATTCTGTCGGGTGGCTTCACCTACTTCGCCAAGCAATTGCAGGCGAAGCTGGGCATCGACTATGTATTCGCCAATGAACTGGAAGTGGTCGACGGCAAGGTGACCGGCGTGGCGATCGAGCCGATTGTCGATGCGCAGCGCAAGGCTGATCTGCTGAAGGAGCTGGCGCACAAGGAAGGTTTGCGGCTGGAGCAGACCATTGCGGTCGGCGACGGTGCCAACGACTTGCCGATGCTGGCGATTGCCGGATTGGGTGTTGCGTTCCGTGCCAAGCCGCTGGTCAAGCAGTCGGCCAAGCAGGCGATTTCGACCCTGGGTCTTGATGGTGTGCTGTATCTGCTGGGCTTGCGCGATCGCGACGGCCAGCTCTAACCCCGCGAAACCACTGTAGGAGCGAGCCTGCTCGCGATGAACCCGAGAGCGACGCGTGCATTCAGAATGCCCGCGTCATCGTTAACGTCCATCGCGAGCTTGCTCGCTCCTACAGTGACGAGGTCTATCAGGCTTTTGGCGAGCCCATGCCCTGACCCATCCGCACCGGCGATCCCGCCACCAGCTCTTCTGCCCACTTCACCTGATCCGGCCCGAACAGCACCACAGCGGTCGAACCCAGTTTGAAGCGACCCAGCTCGGCACCCTTTTCCAGATGGATAGGCGCACGCGCGGCTTCGTCGTAGCGGAAAGTTTTCAGCTCGCGCTTCGGCGGAGTGACCAGGCCGGCCCACACCGTTTCGATCGACGCCACGATCATCGCGCCCACCAGCACCACGGCCATCGGCCCGCGCTCGGTGTCGAAAATGCACGCCACGCGCTCATTGCGGGCGAACAGTTCCGGAACGTTTTCGGCGGTGGTCTGGTTGACCGAGAACAGGCGACCCGGGATGTAGACCATCTCGCGCAGGGTGCCGGCCAGCGGCATGTGCACGCGGTGGTAGTCCTTCGGCGACAGGTAGATGGTGGCGAAATCACCGCCCATGAACGGCGCG
This genomic interval from Pseudomonas putida contains the following:
- a CDS encoding PqiC family protein; the protein is MTALRLPFIFMLAGLLGLAGCSVHQPVSLYQLDSGSPVQPAQSAGMAVLLGPVTVADYLQRETLLQRQPDGSLQASTDGRWAGSLSSDIDQLLLRQVSGHLDSQRVVLAPATTGFTPDVQVLLTITRLDSGEKQPAILDAQWRLIDRRGQVRDNRIIHLQELHAGTTAAQVQAQGALLQKLAEQLSVALKPLANQPPIAEAPKKPAAKPVAPAAEAEKQPKIPMAAPIRTDMEVFRF
- a CDS encoding AhpA/YtjB family protein, which encodes MNRPTPVKTDNFFLLIFRALRHRRVPIALRIASHNVILVALALVIYAGVMGLQFKQAMHEQADALGESLTTQTATSATELLVSNDILSLNVLLNNLTKNKLVAHAAIYSMDNRILAESGQRPKHGLLGEAEGIYQSKITFQDVTAGQLRISLDMDQFQQPMTISLQSMGILSAILLALSLALSLRLGRHITTPLLQLRVWLRRIDEHTPGIERQDEIGDLARQLHADFAPEPAEPEPVPEPEFDDNDYDDAEPGFEVRNLRDPSFDESRPMPAVKAAPRRAVSTVEDDDDDAFADLLDESEDSPAKPMAKPSVPQHSAVLAVQLGSQEQLRRLPRTRLEELLKRYRDCLDQAASLYQSELHTLNDGSTLMLFHTEDSGDDYLTNAICCGELLRALGHQLQIEVADSGITLQLQLGLTLGDELFGLSQIDLLLTDPAQDALALSQHSRNLLLVERKISDDALIRQRARIRPIASPEGACCVERLMEPYPSMLERQLARMHERRA
- the serB gene encoding phosphoserine phosphatase SerB; this translates as MREIVLINITGSDRPGLTAAITGVLAQGGVNILDIGQAVIHDTLSFGILVEIPDTEQGRSVLKDILFKGYELDQQVRFTPVSEQDYQQWVGNQGKKRHIVTLLTRKVTAGQLQAVSSITAKYGLNIDHIDRLSGRMPLDTPADKGKGCIEFSVRGEAADPQALRAEFLSVAQELNVDIAFQEDSLFRRNRRLAVFDMDSTLIEAEVIDELAKAAGVGDKVSEITERAMAGELDFRASFKERLALLKGLDVGVLDSIGASLRLTEGAETLFAELKRLGYKTAILSGGFTYFAKQLQAKLGIDYVFANELEVVDGKVTGVAIEPIVDAQRKADLLKELAHKEGLRLEQTIAVGDGANDLPMLAIAGLGVAFRAKPLVKQSAKQAISTLGLDGVLYLLGLRDRDGQL
- the asd gene encoding archaetidylserine decarboxylase (Phosphatidylserine decarboxylase is synthesized as a single chain precursor. Generation of the pyruvoyl active site from a Ser is coupled to cleavage of a Gly-Ser bond between the larger (beta) and smaller (alpha chains). It is an integral membrane protein.) codes for the protein MNKRLFIISQYLLPHNLLSRLAGCIAECRVRWFKNAFTAWFAKRYQVNMSEALVEDLTAYEHFNAFFTRALKDGARPLDETPGAILSPADGAVSQLGPIEHGRVFQAKGHSFSVLELLGGDAANAAPFMGGDFATIYLSPKDYHRVHMPLAGTLREMVYIPGRLFSVNQTTAENVPELFARNERVACIFDTERGPMAVVLVGAMIVASIETVWAGLVTPPKRELKTFRYDEAARAPIHLEKGAELGRFKLGSTAVVLFGPDQVKWAEELVAGSPVRMGQGMGSPKA